One region of Streptomyces rishiriensis genomic DNA includes:
- a CDS encoding M23 family metallopeptidase, which produces MFQRVTFRSSRTSQLRTRMAVGAVALGASVVLGTGVASAAAPAAAPAAAKTAASAASWIDPVKKYTLSAGYAQAGAMWQSTHSGQDFAVPSGTKVMAAHGGTVVKAGGNGAGDGPAYGNAIVIKHANGVYSQYAHLSHINVKVGQIVKTGQKIALSGNTGNSSGPHLHFEIRTTANYGSAINPVTFLHSKGVKV; this is translated from the coding sequence ATGTTCCAGCGCGTCACGTTCCGTTCTTCCCGTACGTCCCAGCTCCGCACTCGCATGGCCGTCGGCGCCGTCGCCCTGGGCGCCTCGGTCGTGCTGGGGACCGGAGTGGCGTCCGCCGCTGCGCCTGCCGCCGCGCCCGCGGCCGCCAAGACGGCCGCCTCGGCCGCTTCCTGGATCGACCCGGTGAAGAAGTACACGCTTTCCGCGGGCTACGCCCAGGCCGGTGCGATGTGGCAGTCCACCCACAGCGGTCAGGACTTCGCCGTGCCGAGCGGCACCAAGGTCATGGCCGCGCACGGCGGCACCGTGGTCAAGGCCGGTGGCAACGGCGCCGGTGACGGCCCCGCCTACGGCAACGCCATCGTGATCAAGCACGCCAACGGCGTGTACTCGCAGTACGCCCACCTGTCGCACATCAACGTCAAGGTCGGGCAGATCGTCAAGACGGGCCAGAAGATCGCCCTGTCCGGCAACACGGGCAACTCCAGCGGTCCCCACCTGCACTTCGAGATCCGTACGACCGCGAACTACGGTTCGGCGATCAACCCGGTCACCTTCCTGCACAGCAAGGGCGTGAAGGTCTGA
- a CDS encoding TetR/AcrR family transcriptional regulator — protein sequence MDVTMDGTKQQRRGNTRQRIQDVALELFAEQGYEKTSLREIAERLDVTKAALYYHFKTKEEIIVGIFTDLTKPIEDLIDWGRSQPHTLDTKQELIRRYSRALSEATPLFRFMQENQATVRELQIGDSFKDRMRSLRDIVIDPDAPLTDQVRCVSAIFTLHAGMFFLQDLEGDPEDKRAAVLEVAIDLVTQAHQGA from the coding sequence ATGGACGTCACCATGGACGGCACGAAGCAGCAGCGGCGCGGTAACACCCGCCAGCGCATCCAGGACGTTGCACTCGAACTCTTCGCCGAGCAGGGCTACGAGAAGACCTCGCTCCGCGAGATCGCGGAGCGCCTGGACGTCACCAAGGCGGCCCTGTACTACCACTTCAAGACCAAGGAAGAGATCATCGTCGGCATCTTCACGGATCTGACGAAGCCGATCGAAGACCTCATCGACTGGGGCAGGAGCCAGCCGCACACCTTGGACACCAAGCAGGAACTCATCCGGCGCTACAGCCGGGCCCTCTCCGAGGCCACCCCGCTCTTCCGCTTCATGCAGGAGAACCAGGCGACAGTGCGGGAACTGCAGATCGGCGACTCGTTCAAGGACCGCATGCGGAGTCTGCGCGACATCGTCATCGACCCGGACGCGCCCCTCACCGACCAGGTCCGCTGCGTGAGCGCCATCTTCACGCTGCACGCCGGCATGTTCTTCCTCCAGGACCTCGAAGGCGACCCCGAGGACAAGCGCGCAGCCGTCCTCGAGGTCGCCATCGATCTGGTGACACAGGCGCACCAGGGCGCCTGA
- a CDS encoding MDR family MFS transporter — protein MADTKTAGTEAEKQPRSVRVVLLALMITMMLAMLDNMIVGTAMPTIVGELGGLEHLSWVVTAYTLATAASTPIWGKIGDMHGRKGAFMTSIVIFLVGSALSGMAQNMGELIGFRAIQGLGAGGLMVGVMAIIGDLIPPRERGKYQGMMAGVMALAMIGGPLVGGTITDNWGWRWSFYINLPLGVVSLALISAVLHLPKKRSQSRIDYLGATLLTVGITSIVLVTTWGGSEYAWSSARIMELIGIGVASLIGFVFWQTRAAEPIVPLHIFRSRNFTLMSIIGFVTGFVMFGATLFLPLYQQSVQGASATNSGLLLLPMLGAMLVTSMVAGRVTTNSGKYKIFPLVGSVAMVIGLYLLSTMDTGTSRFTSGVFMAVVGLGMGCLMQITMLVAQNSVEMKDMGVASSSTTLFRTLGSSFGVAIMGALFNNRVQDVMSERAGALGSKITEQSAQLDAASLAKLPVAAREAYQHAVSAGTHSAFLLGAVVAVIALVAAVFVKEVPLKGAGPQKDGEEPDAAATQPPLVDAV, from the coding sequence ATGGCGGACACGAAGACGGCGGGGACCGAGGCCGAGAAACAGCCTCGTAGCGTGCGGGTCGTCCTGCTCGCGCTGATGATCACAATGATGCTCGCGATGCTCGACAACATGATCGTGGGCACGGCGATGCCGACGATCGTCGGCGAACTCGGTGGGCTCGAACATCTTTCGTGGGTCGTGACCGCGTACACCCTCGCGACCGCGGCCTCCACCCCGATCTGGGGCAAGATCGGCGACATGCACGGGCGCAAGGGCGCCTTCATGACATCGATCGTGATCTTCCTGGTCGGCTCCGCGCTGAGCGGCATGGCCCAGAACATGGGCGAACTGATCGGCTTCCGCGCGATCCAGGGCCTCGGCGCCGGTGGTCTGATGGTCGGCGTCATGGCGATCATCGGTGACCTCATCCCGCCGCGGGAGCGCGGCAAGTACCAGGGCATGATGGCCGGCGTCATGGCGCTCGCCATGATCGGCGGACCGCTGGTCGGCGGCACCATCACCGACAACTGGGGCTGGCGCTGGTCCTTCTACATCAACCTGCCGCTCGGCGTGGTGTCGCTGGCCCTCATCAGCGCCGTCCTGCACCTGCCGAAGAAGCGTTCGCAGTCGCGGATCGACTACCTGGGCGCCACCCTGCTGACCGTCGGCATCACCTCCATCGTCCTCGTCACCACCTGGGGCGGCTCCGAGTACGCCTGGTCGTCCGCGCGGATCATGGAGCTCATCGGGATCGGCGTCGCCTCGCTCATCGGGTTCGTCTTCTGGCAGACCAGGGCCGCCGAGCCGATCGTGCCGCTGCACATCTTCCGCAGCCGCAACTTCACCCTGATGTCGATCATCGGCTTCGTCACCGGCTTCGTGATGTTCGGCGCCACCCTCTTCCTGCCGCTGTACCAGCAGTCGGTGCAGGGCGCCTCCGCGACCAACTCCGGTCTGCTGCTCCTGCCGATGCTCGGCGCCATGCTGGTCACCTCGATGGTGGCGGGCCGGGTGACCACGAACAGCGGCAAGTACAAGATCTTCCCGCTCGTCGGCAGTGTCGCGATGGTCATCGGCCTGTACCTGCTGTCCACCATGGACACCGGGACCAGCCGCTTCACCTCCGGTGTGTTCATGGCCGTCGTCGGTCTCGGCATGGGCTGCCTCATGCAGATCACGATGCTGGTCGCGCAGAACAGCGTCGAGATGAAGGACATGGGCGTCGCGTCCTCGTCGACCACCCTCTTCCGTACGCTCGGCTCCTCCTTCGGAGTCGCGATCATGGGCGCGCTCTTCAACAACCGCGTGCAGGACGTCATGTCCGAGCGGGCCGGCGCGCTGGGTTCGAAGATCACCGAGCAGTCCGCGCAACTGGACGCGGCCAGCCTGGCCAAGCTGCCCGTTGCGGCCCGGGAGGCGTATCAGCACGCGGTCTCGGCCGGTACCCACTCGGCGTTCCTGCTGGGAGCCGTGGTCGCGGTCATCGCCCTGGTGGCGGCGGTGTTCGTCAAAGAGGTTCCGCTCAAGGGAGCGGGTCCGCAGAAGGACGGCGAGGAGCCGGATGCGGCCGCGACGCAGCCGCCCCTGGTCGACGCCGTCTGA
- the cseC gene encoding two-component system sensor histidine kinase CseC — protein sequence MRGMIRQLVPARGERVGIRTGLRWKLSAAIALVGALVAIALSLVVHNAARVSMLDNARDLADERVRIAQRNYEQSGRPNFPNIKIDDSRLPPSLREKVQDGRRATFVSDHAGGVPDIWAAVPVKDGHVLSLHTGFTDRSTDILNDLDQALVIGSIAVVLGGSALGVLIGGQLSRRLRKAAAAANQVARGESDVRVRDAIGGVVRDETDDLASAVDAMADTLQERLEAERRVTADIAHELRTPVTGLLTAAELLPPGRPTELVLDRAKAMRTLVEDVLEVARLDGASERAELQDIVLGEFVARRVAAKDPDVEVRVVHESMVTTDPRRLERVLFNLLANAARHGKSPIQVTVEGRVIRVRDHGPGFPEDLLAEGPSRFRTGSADRAGHGHGLGLTIAAGQARVLGARLTFRNVRPAGAPEHIPAEGAVAVLWLPEHAPTNTGSYPVMP from the coding sequence ATGCGGGGGATGATCCGGCAGCTGGTTCCGGCTCGCGGGGAGCGCGTGGGCATCCGTACGGGGCTGCGATGGAAGCTGAGTGCGGCGATCGCGCTGGTCGGCGCACTGGTGGCGATCGCGCTCAGTCTCGTCGTGCACAACGCCGCACGCGTGTCCATGCTCGACAACGCGCGCGATCTCGCCGACGAGCGCGTGCGGATCGCCCAGCGCAACTACGAGCAGTCGGGGCGGCCGAACTTCCCCAACATCAAGATCGACGACTCCAGACTGCCGCCATCGCTGAGGGAGAAGGTCCAGGACGGCCGCAGGGCCACCTTCGTCTCGGACCACGCGGGCGGGGTGCCGGACATCTGGGCGGCCGTGCCCGTCAAGGACGGGCACGTGCTGTCCCTGCACACCGGCTTCACCGACCGCAGCACGGACATCCTCAACGATCTCGACCAGGCTCTGGTGATCGGTTCCATCGCGGTCGTGCTCGGTGGCAGCGCGCTCGGCGTGCTCATCGGCGGGCAGCTCTCGCGCCGGCTGCGCAAGGCGGCTGCCGCGGCGAACCAGGTCGCCAGGGGCGAGTCGGACGTCCGGGTGCGAGACGCCATCGGCGGGGTCGTCCGGGACGAGACCGACGATCTGGCGAGCGCGGTGGACGCCATGGCGGACACGCTTCAGGAGCGGCTGGAGGCCGAGCGCCGGGTCACCGCCGACATCGCCCACGAGCTGCGGACCCCGGTGACGGGACTGCTGACGGCCGCCGAGCTGCTGCCGCCCGGTCGGCCCACCGAACTGGTCCTGGACCGGGCGAAGGCGATGCGCACCCTGGTCGAGGACGTGCTGGAGGTGGCCCGTCTCGACGGTGCCTCGGAACGCGCCGAACTGCAGGACATCGTGCTGGGCGAGTTCGTGGCCCGTCGGGTGGCGGCCAAGGACCCAGACGTCGAGGTGCGGGTGGTGCACGAGTCGATGGTCACGACCGACCCGCGACGCCTGGAGCGCGTGCTGTTCAACCTGCTGGCCAATGCGGCCCGGCACGGCAAGTCGCCGATCCAGGTCACCGTCGAGGGCCGGGTCATCCGGGTCCGCGACCACGGCCCCGGTTTCCCCGAGGACCTGCTCGCCGAGGGGCCCAGCCGCTTCCGCACCGGCAGCGCCGACCGGGCCGGGCACGGACACGGCCTCGGCCTCACCATCGCGGCGGGCCAGGCACGGGTCCTCGGCGCCCGGCTGACCTTCCGCAACGTACGGCCCGCGGGAGCTCCTGAGCACATACCCGCCGAGGGCGCCGTCGCCGTCCTGTGGCTGCCCGAGCACGCGCCGACGAACACGGGAAGCTACCCGGTCATGCCCTGA
- the cseB gene encoding two-component system response regulator CseB, with translation MADQTHVLFVEDDDVIREATQLALERDGFAVTAMPDGLSGLEAFRADRPDIALLDVMVPGLDGVSLCRRIRDESTVPVIMLSARADSIDVVLGLEAGADDYVTKPFDGAVLVARIRAVLRRFGHAGGGDRTEPAASTAGGVLSFGDLEIDTEGMEVRRAGQPVALTPTEMRLLLEFSSAPGTVLSRDKLLERVWDYGWGGDTRVVDVHVQRLRAKIGQDRIETVRGFGYKLKA, from the coding sequence ATGGCAGACCAGACCCACGTCCTGTTCGTCGAGGACGACGACGTCATCCGCGAGGCCACCCAGCTCGCCCTGGAGCGGGACGGCTTCGCGGTCACCGCGATGCCCGACGGCCTGTCGGGCCTGGAGGCGTTCCGGGCCGACCGCCCGGACATCGCGCTGCTGGACGTCATGGTGCCCGGACTGGACGGCGTGAGCCTGTGCCGGCGCATCCGGGACGAGTCCACCGTGCCGGTGATCATGCTGTCGGCGCGGGCCGACTCCATCGACGTCGTCCTCGGCCTGGAGGCCGGCGCCGACGACTACGTGACCAAGCCCTTCGACGGGGCCGTGCTGGTGGCCCGGATCCGCGCCGTGCTGCGCCGCTTCGGCCACGCGGGCGGCGGCGACCGCACCGAGCCCGCCGCCTCCACGGCCGGCGGTGTGCTGTCGTTCGGCGATCTGGAGATCGACACGGAGGGCATGGAGGTACGCCGTGCCGGGCAGCCCGTGGCGCTGACCCCGACCGAGATGCGCCTGCTGCTGGAGTTCTCCTCCGCTCCGGGCACGGTCCTCTCGCGCGACAAACTGCTGGAGCGGGTGTGGGACTACGGCTGGGGCGGCGACACCCGGGTCGTCGACGTCCATGTACAGCGGCTGCGGGCGAAGATCGGCCAGGACCGTATCGAGACGGTCCGCGGTTTCGGCTACAAGTTGAAAGCCTGA